One part of the Rhodococcus oxybenzonivorans genome encodes these proteins:
- a CDS encoding TetR/AcrR family transcriptional regulator — protein MSKRPTARDRMLLSAVTLFRERGVDATSLADVVAHADAPRGSIYHHFPGGKSQLAEEATHRAGGLMGSLISESLSNKGPVETLVLIIDLFRRELVETDFSSGCPVAAGALSSGECPTAKDAAGEAFSSWEATIAASLWQHGVRMSRAQSVATMSISAIEGALVLSRAQRSTQALDRVAAELVAMAEDVLADATSTGRRADAPDR, from the coding sequence ATGAGTAAGCGACCGACAGCACGCGACCGAATGCTGCTGAGCGCCGTCACCCTCTTCCGCGAGCGGGGCGTGGACGCGACGTCGCTGGCCGACGTCGTCGCGCACGCAGACGCGCCCCGCGGGTCCATCTACCACCACTTTCCCGGCGGGAAGAGTCAGCTGGCCGAGGAGGCCACGCACCGGGCCGGTGGCCTGATGGGCTCCCTCATCAGCGAGAGCCTCTCGAACAAGGGCCCCGTCGAGACACTCGTCCTGATCATCGATCTGTTCCGCCGGGAACTCGTGGAGACGGATTTCTCGTCCGGGTGCCCGGTCGCCGCCGGCGCATTGTCGAGTGGCGAATGCCCCACTGCCAAGGATGCGGCGGGTGAAGCCTTCAGTTCCTGGGAGGCCACCATCGCTGCCTCACTCTGGCAGCACGGCGTACGGATGTCCCGTGCCCAATCCGTCGCCACCATGTCGATCTCCGCGATCGAAGGCGCACTCGTGCTGTCGAGAGCGCAACGCAGCACGCAGGCGCTCGATCGGGTGGCCGCCGAACTCGTGGCGATGGCCGAGGACGTGCTCGCCGACGCGACCTCGACCGGCCGGCGAGCCGACGCACCGGACCGTTAA
- a CDS encoding M20/M25/M40 family metallo-hydrolase, with protein MAIDTARAVEHFAAMLRVPTVSTRGDANTDWTFFARFRSLVDELYPLVRENLDKEIIASHSLVYHWDVGVPDKPIVLMAHQDVVPAHDEGWTHPPFGGVVADDAVWGRGAIDDKGVLVSILEAVEGLLRSGVVPARDVYLVFGHNEEVGGDGIPQVVHTFRERGIVPGVVIDEGGGVAGDAFPGVDATLAVLGTAEKGILDLQLTAKDPGGHASMPGRKTATARLARAITRVDHHKFPARLTEPTVDLLTNVGVHAKGPLGTVLSRTDTFGPLLARVLPSAGALMNAMCRTTAVATVLEGSAANNVMAETARAVLDIRILPGDTVNGTVERIRKTIRDNDIQLDILGSTEPSPVSRTDDEVFARLRQVVADTFPGAIVSPFLLVGATDARHMARISEYVYRFYPFELDARSRALIHSTDERLSIAGLRNGIEFFSRLIRDWR; from the coding sequence ATGGCGATCGACACGGCGCGAGCGGTCGAGCATTTCGCGGCGATGCTCCGTGTCCCCACGGTGTCCACCCGGGGCGACGCGAACACGGACTGGACGTTCTTCGCGCGTTTCCGGAGTCTTGTCGACGAGTTGTACCCGCTGGTGCGGGAGAATCTCGACAAGGAGATCATTGCCTCGCATTCGCTCGTGTACCACTGGGATGTCGGGGTGCCCGACAAGCCGATCGTGCTGATGGCGCACCAGGACGTCGTGCCCGCACACGACGAGGGATGGACTCATCCACCGTTCGGCGGGGTAGTGGCGGACGACGCCGTCTGGGGGCGCGGTGCCATCGACGACAAGGGCGTGCTGGTCAGCATTCTCGAGGCAGTCGAAGGGCTGCTGCGCAGTGGTGTCGTCCCGGCCCGTGACGTCTATCTGGTTTTCGGCCACAACGAGGAGGTCGGAGGAGACGGCATTCCACAGGTGGTGCACACGTTCCGGGAGCGGGGGATCGTGCCGGGCGTGGTCATCGACGAGGGCGGTGGAGTTGCCGGCGACGCGTTTCCCGGAGTCGACGCGACGCTCGCGGTCCTCGGAACTGCCGAAAAAGGGATCCTCGACCTGCAGTTGACGGCGAAGGACCCTGGTGGTCACGCGTCGATGCCGGGGAGGAAGACCGCTACCGCCCGGCTTGCCCGCGCCATCACCCGCGTCGACCACCACAAGTTCCCGGCCCGGCTCACCGAACCCACCGTCGACCTGCTCACCAACGTAGGCGTCCATGCGAAAGGTCCGCTGGGCACGGTGCTCTCCCGGACCGACACCTTCGGACCACTGCTGGCGAGGGTGCTGCCGAGCGCCGGTGCCCTGATGAACGCCATGTGCCGCACCACGGCAGTCGCTACCGTCCTGGAAGGCAGTGCCGCCAACAACGTGATGGCGGAGACGGCGCGTGCAGTGCTCGATATCCGCATACTGCCGGGCGACACCGTGAACGGCACCGTGGAACGGATACGGAAGACGATCCGCGACAACGACATACAACTCGACATCCTCGGCTCCACTGAACCGTCACCGGTGTCGCGGACGGACGACGAGGTGTTCGCCCGACTCCGGCAGGTGGTAGCCGATACCTTTCCCGGGGCGATCGTGTCACCGTTTCTCCTGGTCGGCGCCACCGACGCCCGACACATGGCCCGGATCAGTGAGTACGTCTATCGCTTCTATCCCTTCGAGCTCGACGCCCGGAGCCGGGCGCTCATTCATTCCACGGACGAACGCCTGTCGATTGCCGGGTTACGGAACGGGATCGAGTTCTTCAGCCGGCTGATCCGCGACTGGCGTTAA
- a CDS encoding isochorismate synthase, whose translation MESTAVAESADIGADSPSSTPFILSRPHGTVVAVGTRAQYDSTLAAAEALRDGRATAIVGALPFDPEHPSALVTPQSLKHESGSWNGEYRELPRIRIGPAAPTEAEHVARVEAALRELHSPDNTLEKVVLARSLTLHADERLHPHALLARLVAHDQGGNGFSVALGAAGDAWSGKHLVGSSPEVLIRRRGDAVSCHPLAGSAPRRSDPESDRRTGEGLAASEKNLREHALVVDALRASLAPLCTELDIPDSPSLTRTPHLWHLGTPVSGRLRDRSVTALDLAVAVHPTPAVCGTPTDAARRLIAELEGDRGFYAGAVGWTDSDGDGEWMVGIRCAEIDARGTTIVAHAGGGIVAASDPHDELAETTTKLGTILAGLGVEP comes from the coding sequence ATGGAATCGACGGCAGTCGCCGAATCCGCCGACATCGGAGCGGATTCACCGTCGAGCACACCGTTCATCCTTTCCCGCCCCCACGGCACGGTCGTTGCCGTGGGAACCCGCGCGCAGTACGACTCCACCCTCGCAGCAGCCGAGGCGCTGCGCGACGGCCGTGCCACCGCCATAGTCGGCGCGCTCCCCTTCGACCCCGAACACCCGTCCGCACTCGTCACGCCGCAGTCGCTGAAACACGAATCCGGGAGCTGGAACGGCGAATACCGCGAGCTCCCGCGCATCCGGATCGGACCAGCGGCCCCCACGGAGGCCGAGCACGTCGCCCGGGTGGAAGCCGCGCTACGCGAATTGCATTCGCCGGACAACACTCTGGAGAAGGTGGTCCTCGCCCGGTCACTCACACTGCACGCGGACGAACGTCTGCACCCCCATGCATTGCTCGCCCGACTGGTCGCACACGACCAGGGCGGCAACGGTTTCAGCGTCGCTCTGGGCGCGGCTGGAGACGCCTGGTCGGGAAAGCACCTCGTCGGTTCGAGTCCCGAGGTGCTGATCCGGCGCCGAGGAGACGCGGTGAGCTGCCACCCCCTGGCCGGTTCTGCGCCGCGCCGCAGCGACCCCGAGTCGGATCGTCGGACAGGTGAAGGTCTCGCCGCGTCCGAGAAGAATCTGCGTGAACACGCGCTGGTCGTCGACGCGCTCCGGGCGAGCCTCGCACCGCTGTGCACTGAACTCGACATCCCCGACAGTCCGTCCCTCACCCGCACCCCCCACCTCTGGCACCTCGGCACACCCGTCTCCGGTCGGTTGCGAGACCGCTCGGTCACAGCCCTCGACCTCGCCGTAGCGGTGCACCCGACACCCGCCGTCTGTGGCACTCCCACCGACGCCGCACGCCGGCTGATCGCCGAACTCGAGGGCGACCGCGGCTTCTACGCCGGAGCGGTGGGCTGGACCGACTCCGACGGGGACGGCGAATGGATGGTCGGCATCCGGTGCGCCGAGATCGACGCCCGCGGCACCACGATCGTCGCGCACGCGGGCGGTGGCATCGTCGCCGCATCCGACCCTCACGACGAACTCGCCGAGACGACAACGAAATTGGGGACGATCCTGGCCGGTTTGGGAGTGGAGCCGTGA
- a CDS encoding S9 family peptidase — MTTENKILTPPVAKKVPTERVHHGHTFVDEYEWLRDKEDAEVIAYLEAENAYTEQETAHLAPLRDQIFSEIKSRTQETDMSVPTRMGEYWYYARTIEGKQYGVQCRTPIAGPDDWTPPELTPGVELPGEQILLDGNAEAEGHDFFSVGAFSLSHDGTLLAYSVDVVGDERYTLRFKNLVTGELLPDEITGTAPGVTWAIDHRHVFYLTVDESWRPDTVWRHRLGTAREEDVAVFREPDERFWVSVGSTRSEKYLMIWVGSKITSEARVLESANPEGEFRVILPRREGVEYGVEHAVVAGEDRFLIMHNDVVDGEKAENFVLAEAPVSDPTSLTTLISHRSDVRLEEVDAFADHLVLSYRREALTRLAIWPLGPEGYGEFTEIAFDEELFSVGLGANPEWQQPTLRMAFTSFITPGQVYDYVLSTGELALRKSQPVLGDFDARNYVQQRDWAIAADGTRIPLSIVRRADGAPDEPAPTLLYGYGSYEASMDPAFSVARLSLLDRGVVFVVAHVRGGGEMGRHWYENGKTLTKKNTFTDFVDCARHLVDTGRTTPNQLVADGGSAGGLLMGAVANLAPELFAGILANVPFVDPLTSILDPSLPLTVIEWDEWGNPLENPEVYEYMRSYSPYENVEAKDYPAILAITSINDTRVLYVEPAKWVAKLRATKTGDSPLLLKTEMSAGHGGVSGRYEKWKEVAFEFAWVLHIVGRA, encoded by the coding sequence ATGACCACCGAGAACAAGATTCTGACCCCGCCCGTTGCCAAGAAGGTTCCCACCGAGCGGGTCCATCACGGACACACTTTCGTCGACGAGTACGAATGGTTGCGCGACAAGGAAGACGCGGAGGTGATCGCCTACCTCGAAGCCGAGAATGCGTACACCGAGCAGGAGACCGCCCATCTGGCTCCCTTGCGCGACCAGATCTTTTCGGAGATCAAATCCCGGACACAGGAAACCGACATGTCGGTGCCCACCCGGATGGGGGAGTACTGGTACTACGCCCGGACCATCGAGGGTAAGCAGTACGGCGTGCAGTGCCGGACACCGATCGCGGGTCCCGACGACTGGACGCCGCCGGAGCTGACCCCGGGGGTCGAACTCCCCGGTGAGCAGATCCTGCTCGACGGCAACGCGGAGGCCGAGGGTCACGACTTCTTCTCCGTCGGAGCCTTCTCCCTCAGTCACGACGGCACGCTGCTCGCGTACTCGGTGGACGTGGTCGGCGACGAGCGCTACACGCTCCGGTTCAAGAACCTCGTCACCGGCGAATTGCTGCCCGACGAGATCACCGGCACCGCACCGGGAGTTACCTGGGCGATCGACCACCGGCATGTCTTCTACCTCACGGTCGACGAGTCCTGGCGCCCCGACACCGTGTGGCGTCACCGGCTCGGCACCGCCCGCGAGGAGGACGTCGCCGTCTTCCGGGAGCCCGACGAGCGGTTCTGGGTTTCCGTCGGATCCACCCGCAGTGAGAAGTACCTGATGATCTGGGTGGGTTCCAAGATCACCAGCGAAGCCCGGGTCCTGGAATCGGCAAATCCTGAAGGTGAGTTCCGGGTAATTCTTCCGCGGCGCGAAGGCGTCGAATACGGCGTCGAACATGCAGTGGTCGCGGGCGAAGATCGTTTCCTGATCATGCACAACGACGTCGTCGACGGTGAGAAGGCCGAGAATTTCGTGCTTGCCGAGGCGCCGGTGTCGGATCCGACGTCCTTGACCACGCTGATCTCGCATCGGTCGGATGTACGACTCGAGGAGGTCGACGCCTTCGCCGACCATCTGGTGCTCAGCTACCGGCGGGAAGCGTTGACTCGCTTGGCGATCTGGCCGCTCGGCCCGGAGGGGTACGGCGAGTTCACGGAGATCGCCTTCGACGAGGAACTGTTCAGCGTGGGCCTCGGCGCCAATCCGGAATGGCAGCAGCCGACTCTGCGGATGGCGTTCACCTCGTTCATCACGCCCGGGCAGGTGTACGACTACGTGTTGTCGACGGGCGAACTGGCGCTACGGAAGTCGCAACCCGTGCTCGGGGACTTCGACGCGCGCAACTATGTGCAGCAACGTGATTGGGCCATCGCCGCCGACGGTACCCGGATTCCGCTGTCGATTGTGAGGCGTGCCGACGGTGCCCCGGACGAACCGGCGCCGACACTCCTGTACGGCTACGGCTCGTACGAGGCCAGCATGGATCCCGCGTTCTCCGTCGCACGGCTCTCGCTCCTCGATCGGGGAGTCGTGTTCGTCGTCGCACACGTGCGTGGCGGCGGCGAGATGGGCCGGCATTGGTACGAGAACGGCAAGACACTGACGAAGAAGAACACCTTCACCGATTTCGTCGACTGTGCACGTCACCTCGTGGACACCGGCCGCACCACTCCGAACCAACTCGTCGCGGACGGCGGCAGTGCCGGCGGTCTCCTGATGGGCGCAGTGGCCAACCTGGCTCCGGAACTCTTCGCAGGCATCCTCGCCAACGTTCCCTTCGTGGACCCGCTCACCTCCATCCTCGATCCGTCGCTTCCGCTGACGGTGATCGAGTGGGACGAGTGGGGTAATCCGCTCGAGAACCCCGAGGTGTACGAGTACATGCGTTCGTACAGCCCGTACGAGAACGTGGAGGCCAAGGATTATCCGGCCATCCTCGCGATCACCAGCATCAACGACACGAGGGTCCTCTACGTCGAGCCGGCGAAATGGGTGGCCAAGCTTCGGGCCACCAAGACGGGCGACTCGCCGCTGCTTCTCAAAACCGAGATGAGCGCGGGCCACGGAGGCGTGAGCGGGCGCTACGAGAAGTGGAAGGAAGTGGCGTTCGAGTTCGCCTGGGTGCTCCACATAGTCGGGAGGGCCTGA
- a CDS encoding phosphoribosylaminoimidazolesuccinocarboxamide synthase: protein MRPSLDSYAHLAGGKVRDLYTIDDEHLLLVASDRISAYDHVLGTTIPDKGRVLTAMSVFFFGVLGGSNHLAGEPDDSRIPEEVLGRALVVRKLEMVPIECVARGYLTGSGLIDYNETGSVCGVPLPEGLVEASRLPDPIFTPASKAELGEHDENITFDVVVDKVGQDLAIKLRDDTLDIYGRAANFAADRGIILADTKLEFGLDKKGNLVLADEVLTPDSSRYWPADGYEAGKVQPSFDKQFVRNWLTSPESGWDRASDTPPPPLPAEIVAATRQRYIDAYERISGLSFAEWVG from the coding sequence GTGCGCCCCTCACTCGATTCCTACGCCCATCTGGCCGGTGGCAAGGTCCGCGACCTCTACACGATCGACGACGAGCACCTGCTGTTGGTCGCGAGCGATCGCATCTCCGCCTACGACCACGTTCTCGGTACCACGATTCCGGACAAGGGCCGGGTACTCACCGCGATGAGTGTCTTCTTCTTCGGCGTGCTCGGTGGCAGCAACCATCTGGCGGGTGAGCCCGACGACAGTCGCATCCCCGAGGAGGTCCTCGGCCGCGCACTCGTGGTGCGCAAGCTCGAGATGGTTCCGATCGAATGTGTCGCCCGCGGTTACCTCACCGGTTCCGGCCTGATCGACTACAACGAGACCGGTTCGGTGTGCGGGGTGCCCCTGCCCGAGGGGTTGGTGGAGGCCAGCCGGCTCCCTGATCCGATCTTCACCCCGGCCAGCAAGGCGGAGCTGGGGGAGCACGACGAGAACATCACCTTCGACGTCGTGGTCGACAAGGTCGGTCAAGACCTGGCGATCAAACTGCGGGACGACACCCTGGACATCTACGGCAGAGCAGCCAACTTCGCCGCCGACCGTGGGATCATTCTCGCCGACACCAAGCTCGAGTTCGGCCTCGACAAGAAGGGCAACCTCGTGCTCGCCGACGAGGTCCTCACACCCGACTCGTCCCGCTACTGGCCGGCCGACGGGTACGAGGCCGGGAAGGTGCAGCCGAGCTTCGACAAGCAGTTCGTCCGTAACTGGCTCACCAGCCCCGAGTCGGGCTGGGACCGCGCGTCCGACACGCCGCCGCCGCCGCTTCCCGCGGAGATCGTCGCGGCAACGCGGCAACGCTACATCGACGCGTACGAGCGCATTTCGGGATTGTCGTTCGCGGAGTGGGTGGGCTGA
- a CDS encoding MDR family MFS transporter, producing MTTDTAPVDVGFRSERGPVLVALMLTTSLVALDATIISTAVFTIVGDLGGFTQFPWLFSIYLLTQAVSVPIYGKLADIFGRKPVMLLGIGLFALGSVLCGLAWSMPALIAFRAVQGLGAGAVQPMSMTIAGDIYTLAERAKAQGYLASVWGMSAVVGPTLGGVFSEYLSWRWIFFVNIPLCLLAAVMLIRNFDEKRARTRRSIDYTGAGLLAVGATLLILGLLEGGQAWAWSSPVSLGIFAAGGVFLFVFVLVERRAAEPILPLWVLTRRVLAASSVVSLLVGAIVLGLTTYVPTFAQGVLGTGALVAGFALATLTIGWPIAASLSGRVYLRFGFRVTATAGSLLVVAGTALTTILSIESAVWQVALCCFVIGGGMGLVASPTLIAAQASVDWSERGVVTSTNMFARSIGSAVGVALFGALVNARLGGTEDPARADLAEALHLVFVAALGAAVILVLAAVAMPKKSAAAPAPSTAPPAGE from the coding sequence ATGACAACCGACACAGCGCCCGTCGATGTGGGGTTCCGGTCGGAGCGCGGTCCGGTACTCGTAGCGCTGATGCTCACGACATCCCTGGTTGCCCTCGACGCCACCATCATCTCCACCGCGGTCTTCACCATCGTCGGCGATCTCGGTGGATTCACCCAGTTCCCCTGGCTCTTCTCCATCTATCTACTCACCCAGGCCGTGTCCGTGCCGATCTACGGCAAACTCGCCGACATCTTCGGCCGGAAACCGGTCATGCTTCTGGGGATCGGCCTCTTCGCGCTCGGGTCGGTCCTGTGCGGGCTTGCCTGGAGCATGCCGGCACTCATCGCCTTCCGCGCCGTGCAGGGTCTTGGGGCAGGCGCGGTCCAGCCGATGAGCATGACCATCGCCGGCGACATCTACACGCTCGCCGAACGTGCGAAAGCGCAGGGTTACCTCGCGAGCGTGTGGGGAATGTCGGCGGTGGTCGGACCGACGCTGGGCGGCGTGTTCTCCGAGTATCTGTCGTGGCGCTGGATCTTCTTCGTCAACATTCCGCTCTGCCTCCTGGCCGCGGTGATGCTGATCCGCAACTTCGACGAGAAGCGGGCGCGGACCCGCCGGTCCATCGACTACACGGGGGCCGGACTGCTCGCCGTGGGCGCAACGCTCCTCATTCTGGGCCTGCTCGAAGGCGGCCAGGCCTGGGCGTGGAGTTCGCCGGTCAGTCTGGGCATCTTCGCCGCCGGCGGCGTGTTCCTGTTCGTCTTCGTCCTGGTGGAACGGCGAGCCGCGGAACCCATCCTCCCGCTGTGGGTGTTGACGCGACGAGTCCTCGCCGCGAGTAGCGTCGTCTCGCTTCTGGTCGGCGCCATCGTCCTGGGCCTCACCACGTATGTGCCGACCTTTGCCCAGGGTGTGCTCGGGACGGGCGCGTTGGTGGCCGGGTTCGCACTGGCCACCCTGACCATCGGCTGGCCGATCGCCGCGTCGCTGTCCGGGCGTGTGTACCTGCGCTTCGGATTCCGGGTCACGGCCACGGCGGGCAGTTTGCTGGTCGTCGCGGGCACCGCCCTCACGACCATCCTGTCCATCGAGTCGGCGGTGTGGCAGGTGGCGCTCTGCTGCTTCGTCATCGGCGGCGGGATGGGCCTCGTCGCCAGCCCCACCCTCATCGCCGCGCAGGCCAGCGTCGACTGGTCGGAGCGCGGTGTCGTCACGTCCACCAACATGTTCGCCCGGTCTATCGGCAGCGCCGTCGGGGTCGCCCTCTTCGGAGCCCTCGTCAACGCCCGCCTCGGCGGCACCGAGGACCCCGCCCGCGCCGATCTCGCCGAAGCCCTGCACCTGGTCTTCGTAGCCGCCCTCGGCGCCGCCGTGATTCTCGTGCTCGCTGCCGTGGCGATGCCGAAGAAATCCGCCGCTGCGCCTGCGCCGAGTACCGCGCCGCCGGCCGGCGAATGA
- a CDS encoding SDR family oxidoreductase — MSDGVTLVVGAAHGIGQATAVTLSRRGHRLALLDRDGDGLRSAAALLDRSPLDTEVVDIRNSDAVTESVRHIEDRHGPVTALAHVAGILETGSILDADPASWQRVFDVNVTGLVNVLRAVGIEMRQRRKGSIVVVGSNAAGVPRTGMGAYGASKAAVAMIVRVLGLELAEYGIRANIVAPGSTDTAMQRSLWSDPADDEGARAAIDGDLASFKVGIPLGRIADAADIADSVEFLLSDRARHITMQALYVDGGATLRA; from the coding sequence GTGAGCGACGGAGTCACCCTCGTCGTCGGCGCGGCACACGGTATCGGGCAGGCCACCGCCGTCACTCTGTCCCGGCGAGGTCATCGCCTGGCGCTGCTCGACCGCGACGGCGACGGGTTGCGCAGCGCTGCCGCCCTCCTGGACCGGTCGCCGCTCGACACCGAGGTCGTCGACATCCGCAACTCCGACGCCGTCACAGAATCCGTACGACACATCGAGGACCGGCACGGCCCCGTCACCGCACTCGCGCACGTCGCCGGAATACTCGAAACCGGTTCGATACTCGACGCCGATCCCGCGAGCTGGCAACGCGTCTTCGACGTCAATGTCACCGGACTGGTCAACGTGCTGAGGGCCGTCGGAATCGAAATGCGCCAGCGCAGAAAGGGTTCGATTGTCGTGGTGGGCTCCAATGCTGCCGGCGTGCCGCGCACAGGAATGGGCGCGTACGGCGCATCCAAGGCCGCAGTCGCGATGATCGTCCGGGTCCTCGGACTCGAGTTGGCCGAGTACGGGATCCGCGCCAACATCGTGGCACCGGGTTCGACCGACACCGCCATGCAGCGGTCGCTGTGGTCCGACCCCGCCGACGACGAGGGGGCCCGCGCCGCGATCGACGGCGATCTCGCATCGTTCAAGGTCGGCATCCCCCTGGGCCGGATCGCGGACGCCGCTGACATCGCCGATTCCGTCGAATTCCTGCTCTCCGATCGCGCGCGGCACATCACCATGCAGGCCCTGTACGTCGACGGCGGCGCCACCCTCCGGGCGTGA
- a CDS encoding (2,3-dihydroxybenzoyl)adenylate synthase, which produces MTTSLRAPLSDTTGYPASFAERYRQAGYWTDETFQQFLGARAAEFEDAVAVVGPDATGGETSLTYRQLTDRAGRLAAGLLESGIHPGDRVVVQLPNIVEYVEVVFALFRLGALPVFALPAHREHEVSYFCSFTDAAAYIVTDRHAGFDYRALARQVVSSSEKPPTVIVAGDAQEFVALDDLRGSAPITVEAPVDAESVAFLQLSGGTTGVSKLIPRTHADYLYSVRESARICGVDEHTRMLVVLPAAHNFPMSSPGILGVLHAGGRVVLAPDPSPDTAFALIEREGITMASLVPPLALAWLAAAARTERDLSSLEVLQVGGAKFSAEAAKRVRPELGCTVQQVFGMAEGLVNYTRLDDPESILVSTQGRPISPDDEVLVVDDHDVPVAAGASGHLLTRGPYTIRGYYRAPEHNSTAFTEDGFYRTGDIVRLTDDGYLVVEGRAKDQINRGGEKVAAEEVENHLLAHPRVADVAVVSMPDPYLGERTCAFVVVLGEQPTQGELKKFVRGRGLAEYKVPDKVMFVEHFPVTGVGKISKSELRRALEKTLATP; this is translated from the coding sequence ATGACCACGAGCCTGCGCGCGCCCCTCTCCGACACCACCGGATATCCCGCCTCCTTCGCCGAACGGTATCGGCAGGCCGGTTACTGGACGGACGAGACGTTCCAGCAGTTTCTCGGCGCACGCGCAGCGGAGTTCGAGGATGCCGTTGCGGTGGTGGGGCCGGACGCCACCGGAGGAGAAACGAGCCTCACCTACCGCCAACTCACCGACCGCGCCGGTCGATTGGCGGCCGGACTTCTCGAGTCGGGCATCCACCCCGGTGATCGGGTCGTCGTGCAGTTACCGAACATCGTCGAGTACGTGGAAGTGGTCTTCGCGCTCTTTCGCCTCGGCGCGTTGCCCGTGTTCGCCTTGCCCGCGCACCGCGAGCACGAGGTCTCCTACTTCTGCAGTTTCACCGACGCGGCCGCATACATCGTCACCGACCGGCACGCCGGTTTCGATTACCGCGCACTGGCCCGCCAGGTGGTGTCGTCTTCGGAAAAGCCGCCGACGGTGATCGTCGCCGGAGACGCGCAGGAATTCGTTGCGCTCGACGATCTGCGGGGCTCGGCCCCGATCACCGTCGAGGCGCCGGTCGACGCGGAGTCGGTGGCCTTCCTGCAACTGTCGGGTGGCACCACCGGGGTGTCGAAACTGATTCCTCGCACGCACGCCGACTACCTGTACTCGGTGCGCGAATCGGCTCGCATCTGTGGCGTCGACGAGCACACCCGCATGCTCGTTGTTCTGCCTGCTGCACATAACTTTCCGATGAGCTCGCCCGGCATCCTCGGTGTCCTGCACGCAGGCGGTCGCGTCGTGCTGGCACCGGATCCCAGTCCCGACACTGCCTTCGCCCTCATCGAGCGTGAAGGCATCACCATGGCGTCGCTCGTTCCACCGCTGGCACTGGCGTGGTTGGCCGCCGCCGCCCGCACCGAACGTGACCTGTCGAGTCTCGAGGTGTTACAGGTCGGCGGCGCAAAATTCAGTGCCGAGGCGGCCAAGCGGGTGCGGCCCGAACTGGGATGCACAGTGCAGCAGGTGTTCGGCATGGCGGAGGGCCTCGTCAACTACACGAGACTCGACGACCCGGAGAGCATCCTAGTCTCCACGCAGGGCAGGCCGATCAGCCCCGACGACGAGGTGCTCGTCGTCGACGACCACGACGTACCCGTTGCCGCCGGCGCCTCCGGTCACCTACTCACCCGCGGCCCGTACACCATTCGTGGTTATTACCGGGCACCCGAACACAATTCGACGGCGTTCACCGAGGACGGTTTCTACCGCACCGGTGACATCGTTCGCCTCACCGACGACGGATACCTCGTCGTCGAGGGCCGGGCCAAGGACCAAATCAACCGCGGTGGCGAGAAAGTAGCCGCAGAGGAGGTAGAGAACCATCTTCTGGCACATCCCCGCGTCGCCGACGTCGCAGTGGTGTCGATGCCCGATCCCTACCTCGGCGAACGCACCTGCGCCTTCGTCGTCGTCCTCGGCGAACAACCGACGCAAGGAGAACTCAAGAAATTCGTGCGCGGCCGCGGCCTCGCCGAGTACAAGGTCCCCGACAAGGTGATGTTCGTCGAACACTTCCCGGTCACAGGCGTTGGCAAGATCAGCAAGTCCGAACTGCGCCGAGCCCTGGAGAAGACGCTCGCGACACCGTAG
- a CDS encoding NRDE family protein: MCLVLFAWHTHPDLPLVVAANRDEFYARPTEPLHRWDEGFVAGRDLLAGGTWMGISDGLRFAAVTNVRDGSPAAGALSRGRLPVDFLLSEDSAAFHADSVAATGSAYGSFNLLVADREELWWSTNRPHGRRQRVEPGIHGLSNAELDTPWPKVTEGTRAFGAALAADDGKPDADLEAYFAVLAQSEPAPWESLPDTGVGPDLERALSSRFIHYGEYGTRASTVLRVRSDGTYDITERRFDPNGVAGEVRFDSAQVR; this comes from the coding sequence ATGTGTCTGGTCCTGTTCGCGTGGCATACCCACCCCGACCTTCCCTTGGTCGTGGCAGCCAACCGCGACGAGTTCTACGCCCGCCCCACCGAGCCGCTGCACCGCTGGGACGAGGGTTTCGTCGCCGGCCGGGACCTCCTCGCGGGCGGCACCTGGATGGGAATCAGTGACGGATTACGGTTCGCGGCCGTGACCAACGTCCGCGATGGGTCCCCTGCGGCCGGGGCGTTGTCCCGCGGGCGGCTGCCCGTCGATTTCCTCCTCTCCGAGGACTCGGCGGCCTTTCATGCCGACAGCGTCGCCGCAACCGGCAGTGCCTACGGCAGCTTCAACCTGCTCGTCGCCGACCGGGAGGAACTGTGGTGGTCCACCAACCGGCCGCACGGCCGCCGGCAGCGTGTCGAACCCGGCATCCACGGGTTGTCCAACGCCGAACTCGACACCCCATGGCCGAAGGTCACCGAGGGCACCCGCGCGTTCGGCGCCGCCCTCGCCGCCGACGACGGTAAGCCGGACGCCGACCTCGAGGCGTATTTCGCCGTCCTCGCCCAGAGCGAGCCGGCACCGTGGGAGTCGCTGCCCGACACCGGGGTCGGGCCGGACCTCGAACGGGCACTGTCGTCGCGTTTCATCCACTACGGCGAGTACGGCACCCGGGCGTCGACCGTCCTCCGTGTCCGCTCGGACGGCACTTACGACATCACCGAACGCCGCTTCGATCCGAACGGGGTCGCCGGCGAAGTCCGGTTCGACTCGGCGCAGGTCAGGTAA